From Virgibacillus natechei, the proteins below share one genomic window:
- a CDS encoding HD domain-containing protein, translating into MAYKDEQLNEEKVFKDPVHRYVHVKDRVIWDLIATPEFQRLRRIKQLGTTNYTFHGAEHSRFNHSLGVYEIVRRIIHNFEDRPHWNEDERLLSLCAALLHDLGHGPFSHSFENVFKLDHEDFTQRIILGETKVNKVLERVSTGFAQKVADVIAKTYEDKLVVSLISSQIDADRMDYLQRDAYFTGVSYGHFDMERILRVMRPIDDQVVIKSTGMHAVEDYIMSRYQMYWQVYFHPVTRSAEVILSRILHRAKHLYEADDYIFKLEPTHFLSFFTGNVTLEEYLKLDETIVHYYFQMWQEEADGILRDLCERFMNRRLFKYIEFNPNMQMQEWKELYQLFQHAGIDPEYYLVVDSSSDLPYDFYRPGEEEERLPIHLQMPNDELKELSRNSDIVDAISGKKRTDHKLYFPKDLLDGLSDERMKRRIKEILNERGEIENDD; encoded by the coding sequence ATGGCATATAAAGATGAACAATTAAATGAGGAAAAAGTGTTTAAGGATCCTGTCCATCGGTATGTTCACGTAAAAGATCGAGTTATCTGGGATCTGATTGCCACGCCAGAATTCCAGCGTCTACGCCGAATTAAGCAGCTTGGCACAACGAATTACACATTCCATGGCGCGGAACACAGCCGGTTCAATCATTCACTTGGCGTTTATGAGATTGTGAGGCGAATCATTCACAATTTCGAGGATCGGCCTCATTGGAATGAGGACGAGCGCCTGCTTAGTTTATGTGCAGCACTGTTGCATGATTTGGGACATGGTCCATTTTCGCATTCCTTTGAAAATGTTTTTAAATTGGATCATGAGGACTTTACACAACGTATCATTTTAGGCGAAACAAAGGTTAATAAAGTGCTGGAGCGTGTAAGTACAGGTTTTGCACAAAAAGTGGCAGATGTGATTGCCAAGACATATGAAGACAAATTAGTTGTCAGCCTCATTTCAAGCCAGATCGATGCCGATCGAATGGATTATTTACAACGTGACGCTTATTTCACTGGTGTAAGCTATGGGCATTTTGATATGGAACGAATTTTACGAGTCATGCGTCCGATTGATGATCAAGTGGTTATTAAATCGACGGGTATGCACGCGGTGGAGGACTATATCATGAGTCGTTACCAAATGTATTGGCAAGTATATTTTCATCCGGTGACGAGAAGTGCAGAAGTGATTTTATCACGAATTTTACACCGTGCGAAGCATTTATATGAAGCGGATGATTATATTTTTAAGCTTGAGCCGACACATTTTCTGTCTTTTTTCACGGGAAATGTGACACTTGAAGAATACCTCAAGCTAGATGAAACCATTGTACATTACTATTTCCAAATGTGGCAGGAGGAAGCAGATGGGATTTTACGCGATTTATGCGAACGATTTATGAATCGCCGACTATTTAAATATATTGAATTTAACCCAAATATGCAGATGCAAGAGTGGAAGGAACTTTATCAGCTATTTCAGCATGCTGGTATTGATCCGGAGTATTATTTGGTTGTCGATTCTTCGTCCGATCTTCCGTATGATTTTTACCGTCCAGGAGAGGAAGAAGAGCGTCTGCCCATACACCTACAAATGCCAAATGATGAATTAAAAGAGTTATCCAGAAACTCGGATATTGTGGATGCTATTTCAGGGAAAAAACGCACCGATCACAAACTTTATTTTCCAAAGGATTTATTGGATGGGCTGAGCGATGAACGTATGAAGCGGCGAATTAAAGAAATTCTGAATGAACGGGGAGAGATAGAAAATGATGACTAA
- a CDS encoding transglycosylase domain-containing protein: protein MRKNFMKRKMNRFIFKIGIGTFILIISCVLGIYFISFLLGPPELTNEQNTVYYSNNGEIIGEEQGTENRHWIDLEDMSEEFIHATLLIEDQHFYNHIGFDFRRITRAVLRNIQSMSLKEGASTVTQQYARNLFLSHDKTWSRKLKEAFYTIRLEMFYSKDEILEGYLNTIYFGHGAYGIETASDHFFHKSAKELSLAESAMLAAIPNGPTYFSPLNNETNATNRQNQILGLMHAEDLISEQDYQAATEEVLVYSEQTERNTDSIGPHFQDTVLKEAAAILELDAEFIRSGGFQIHTTLDVDQQNHLENQIQSEMDTDSDIEIGAMAMNPDTGAIQALAGGKAYESSSFNRAIDAKRMPASTFKPFLYYAALHHGYTPSTMLTSKPTEFVLEDGEVYQPSNFNDNYANEPITLAQALALSDNVYAVKTNMFLGAQTLVDTAREFGFTSDLPAVPSLALGTATVSVEEMVKGYGMLANGGHEISSHTIDKIMDRDGEIVFEKDNEENEPVLDPQKAFILTHLLTGMFDSELDGYMPVTGSPIVDDLTRTYAGKSGTTNSDSWMIGYSPSLVTGVWTGYDDNRNMEIVAESAYARSIWSAFMEATHEGMEQESFHIPSGVVGVPIDPETGHRATPDCNSSRVMYFEVGTEPQSFCSEHHHENQENEDERGIFEQWFELFY from the coding sequence ATGAGAAAGAATTTCATGAAACGGAAAATGAACCGATTTATTTTCAAAATAGGAATAGGTACTTTTATATTGATTATTAGCTGTGTATTAGGTATCTATTTTATCAGTTTTCTATTAGGTCCACCAGAATTAACGAACGAACAGAATACGGTTTACTATAGCAATAATGGTGAAATCATTGGCGAAGAACAGGGAACAGAAAACAGGCATTGGATAGATTTAGAAGATATGTCTGAGGAATTCATCCATGCAACATTATTGATCGAGGACCAGCATTTCTATAACCATATTGGGTTTGATTTCAGGCGCATTACCCGGGCTGTATTACGTAATATTCAATCGATGTCTCTAAAAGAAGGTGCAAGTACAGTAACGCAACAGTACGCACGAAATTTATTTTTATCACATGATAAAACATGGTCACGGAAATTAAAAGAAGCCTTTTATACCATTCGACTGGAGATGTTTTATTCAAAGGACGAGATCTTAGAAGGTTACTTAAATACCATCTATTTTGGTCATGGTGCATATGGAATCGAAACAGCCAGTGACCACTTCTTTCATAAATCTGCTAAGGAATTATCCCTAGCTGAATCTGCTATGTTAGCAGCAATACCGAATGGGCCGACCTATTTTTCTCCTCTAAACAATGAAACGAATGCGACGAATCGTCAAAATCAGATCTTGGGTCTCATGCACGCTGAAGATCTGATCAGCGAGCAGGATTACCAAGCTGCGACAGAAGAGGTGCTCGTTTATTCTGAACAAACGGAGCGAAACACAGATTCGATTGGCCCCCATTTCCAAGATACCGTTCTAAAAGAAGCTGCAGCTATTTTAGAGCTTGATGCTGAATTCATTCGGTCTGGTGGATTTCAAATACATACAACACTGGATGTTGATCAACAAAATCATCTGGAAAACCAAATTCAATCGGAAATGGATACGGATAGCGATATTGAGATTGGAGCCATGGCAATGAATCCTGATACAGGAGCCATACAGGCTTTGGCCGGAGGAAAAGCTTATGAATCAAGTAGTTTTAACCGAGCAATAGATGCCAAACGGATGCCGGCATCTACCTTTAAGCCTTTTTTATATTACGCTGCTCTTCATCATGGATACACGCCCAGCACCATGCTAACGAGCAAGCCAACTGAATTTGTGCTTGAAGATGGTGAGGTTTATCAGCCAAGCAACTTCAATGATAACTATGCAAATGAACCAATTACACTCGCACAAGCATTAGCATTATCGGACAATGTCTATGCCGTGAAAACAAATATGTTTTTAGGTGCCCAGACATTAGTTGATACGGCCAGGGAATTTGGCTTTACCAGTGACTTACCAGCTGTTCCATCACTTGCACTTGGAACTGCTACTGTTTCCGTTGAAGAAATGGTTAAGGGTTATGGAATGCTGGCTAACGGTGGCCACGAAATTTCCAGTCATACCATTGATAAAATAATGGATCGGGACGGAGAAATCGTTTTTGAAAAGGACAACGAGGAAAACGAACCAGTGCTTGATCCACAGAAGGCTTTTATTTTAACGCACCTATTAACGGGAATGTTTGATTCAGAATTAGACGGTTACATGCCTGTCACGGGATCCCCTATTGTAGATGACCTTACACGAACGTATGCTGGAAAGTCTGGTACGACAAATTCTGATAGCTGGATGATTGGGTACAGTCCATCACTCGTTACAGGAGTATGGACAGGCTATGACGATAATCGAAACATGGAAATTGTCGCAGAATCCGCCTATGCACGAAGTATATGGAGTGCATTTATGGAGGCAACCCATGAAGGAATGGAACAGGAAAGCTTTCATATCCCTTCCGGCGTAGTGGGTGTTCCGATTGACCCTGAAACAGGTCATCGAGCGACGCCTGATTGCAATTCAAGTCGGGTCATGTATTTTGAAGTAGGGACAGAACCTCAGAGCTTTTGTTCCGAGCACCATCATGAAAACCAGGAAAATGAAGATGAACGGGGTATCTTTGAGCAATGGTTTGAGCTGTTTTATTAG
- a CDS encoding YwhD family protein — translation MSLDEPKKKNAFTIIKDDSTDGHGGYGAGTVSLENMSPVIISPTEGEAYVDMDVMHARSKVERRVKVVPDRDEVPNGTLYWFVWVNVERNENGPFYAGVAGSEFVVDRSIKRAYKSMPQHVTHMEKSLKGKIIVEHMDDQSKKLLKDFLVEFNEEMWANSTDELKQALPE, via the coding sequence ATGAGTTTAGATGAACCGAAAAAGAAAAACGCCTTTACCATTATAAAAGATGACTCAACAGATGGACATGGTGGTTATGGTGCAGGCACCGTTAGTCTAGAGAACATGTCACCCGTTATTATTAGCCCAACGGAAGGTGAGGCGTATGTAGATATGGACGTTATGCATGCGCGCAGCAAAGTGGAACGACGTGTAAAGGTAGTTCCAGACCGTGATGAAGTTCCAAATGGTACATTGTATTGGTTCGTTTGGGTCAATGTAGAACGTAATGAAAATGGCCCTTTTTACGCTGGTGTAGCGGGTAGTGAATTCGTAGTTGATCGTTCGATAAAACGCGCTTATAAATCAATGCCACAGCACGTTACCCATATGGAAAAATCATTGAAAGGGAAAATCATTGTAGAGCATATGGATGACCAGTCGAAAAAATTACTAAAGGATTTTCTTGTTGAATTTAATGAGGAAATGTGGGCCAATTCAACCGATGAATTAAAGCAAGCATTACCAGAGTAA
- a CDS encoding DUF1934 domain-containing protein produces the protein MSSQEIPVEVELRTTIEDNGQMEYNTIKHPGTLYQKGNLDVIIFEEETEEENVTTKNLLTIQSGKVNIKRTGEVKMNQQFLPNQTTENVYKHPYGVIHMETYTNSINYQPLYETDNGYLGISYSVKLNGQEERKHELALTFMEEGS, from the coding sequence ATGAGTTCACAAGAAATACCTGTCGAGGTAGAACTCCGTACGACCATTGAAGACAATGGGCAAATGGAGTACAATACGATAAAACATCCTGGAACGCTTTATCAAAAAGGTAATCTTGATGTGATTATATTTGAGGAAGAAACAGAGGAAGAGAACGTGACGACCAAAAATCTACTCACGATACAAAGTGGAAAGGTAAATATCAAGCGGACGGGTGAGGTCAAAATGAACCAACAGTTTCTCCCCAACCAAACGACTGAAAATGTCTACAAGCACCCGTATGGAGTCATTCATATGGAAACATATACAAATTCCATTAACTATCAGCCGTTATATGAAACAGATAACGGATATTTAGGGATTTCCTACAGCGTAAAATTAAACGGACAGGAAGAACGAAAGCATGAACTTGCATTAACATTTATGGAGGAGGGTTCGTAA
- a CDS encoding YwgA family protein produces MMTNHARLMQFFSVAKEVTGRKKMQKMIYILQKSHVPFEEKYHFHFYGPYSEELTLRIEELCNLGFIGEEKQDKSNYSQYQYTINPAGEAFLDQFHVDMPDISEQVEMLQNRTSRFLELVATMLYFEDLPVHETIEKVHAIKPKQQYTDEEMQDALNFIKKVKH; encoded by the coding sequence ATGATGACTAATCATGCGAGGTTGATGCAGTTTTTTTCAGTGGCAAAAGAGGTTACGGGTAGGAAAAAAATGCAAAAAATGATCTATATTTTACAGAAAAGCCATGTACCTTTTGAAGAAAAATATCATTTCCATTTCTATGGCCCCTATTCGGAGGAGTTAACATTGCGGATTGAAGAACTTTGCAATTTAGGTTTTATCGGCGAAGAGAAACAGGATAAAAGCAACTATTCTCAATATCAGTATACAATCAATCCTGCAGGCGAGGCGTTTTTGGATCAATTTCATGTAGATATGCCCGATATTTCTGAGCAGGTGGAAATGTTGCAAAATCGTACGTCCAGGTTTTTAGAACTTGTTGCAACCATGCTTTATTTTGAAGATTTGCCTGTACATGAAACGATAGAAAAAGTACATGCTATTAAACCGAAGCAGCAATACACGGATGAGGAAATGCAGGATGCTTTAAATTTCATCAAAAAAGTGAAACACTAG
- the argS gene encoding arginine--tRNA ligase codes for MNVLEQTEDTLKQQIAHSVIQAELATAEELPTILLEKPKDKAHGDFATNIAMQLARIAKKAPRQIADDIVEHLDQSKASIEKVEIAGPGFINFFMKNDFLGDVIPTILQGADTYGQTNTGKGEKVQVEFVSVNPTGELHLGHARGAAFGDVLCNVFAAAGYNVEREYYINDAGNQIDNLALSVEARYLQALDKDVEMPENGYRGKDIIEIGKTLATEYGDKWADAEDVERLEFFKEYGLKAALGGIEEDLAAFGVQFDNWFSEMSLYKEDKIKDTLKVLDEGNYTYEKDGATWFRSSEFGDDKDRVLIKQDGNYTYLTPDIAYHQNKLDRGFDKIINVWGADHHGYVPRMRAAIQALGYPVEQFDVKIIQMVNLFEKGEKQKMSKRSGNAVSLRELMDEVGIDATRYFFMARSNDSQLDFDMDLARSETNDNPVYYVQYAHARICTMLKQAESKGFQVDGDYDATLLTAEKEIDLLKKLGEFPQTVADAAQKHTPHKITQYVFDLATLLHSFYNAEKVLDDSNREQTQARIALMKSVRITLHNALGLLGVSAPEKM; via the coding sequence ATGAACGTCTTGGAACAAACAGAAGATACATTGAAGCAACAAATAGCTCATTCCGTCATTCAAGCAGAGCTTGCAACAGCTGAGGAACTGCCTACAATCCTATTAGAAAAACCAAAAGATAAAGCGCATGGTGATTTTGCGACCAATATCGCGATGCAGCTTGCACGCATTGCAAAAAAAGCACCTCGTCAAATTGCGGATGATATTGTAGAACATTTGGACCAATCCAAAGCTTCGATTGAAAAAGTGGAAATTGCAGGGCCTGGATTCATTAACTTTTTTATGAAAAATGATTTTCTCGGTGATGTTATTCCTACTATCTTACAAGGTGCCGATACTTACGGGCAAACCAATACCGGTAAAGGGGAGAAGGTTCAGGTTGAATTTGTCTCTGTTAACCCTACAGGCGAACTGCACCTTGGCCATGCACGAGGCGCGGCTTTTGGTGATGTATTATGCAATGTTTTTGCAGCGGCTGGTTATAATGTGGAACGTGAATATTATATCAATGACGCTGGTAATCAAATTGATAACCTAGCCCTATCCGTCGAGGCTCGTTACTTACAGGCGTTGGATAAAGATGTGGAAATGCCAGAAAACGGTTATCGAGGGAAAGATATTATCGAAATCGGTAAAACGTTAGCCACCGAATATGGCGATAAATGGGCAGATGCAGAAGATGTAGAGCGGTTGGAATTTTTTAAGGAATATGGATTGAAGGCTGCACTGGGTGGAATTGAAGAAGATCTGGCAGCGTTCGGTGTTCAGTTTGACAATTGGTTCTCTGAAATGTCTTTATATAAAGAAGACAAGATAAAAGATACGTTAAAGGTATTGGATGAAGGGAATTACACATACGAGAAAGACGGAGCTACGTGGTTCCGCTCAAGTGAATTTGGTGATGATAAAGACCGAGTACTTATAAAACAGGACGGTAATTATACGTATCTAACACCAGATATTGCTTATCATCAAAATAAACTAGACAGAGGTTTTGATAAGATTATAAATGTATGGGGAGCGGATCATCATGGATACGTCCCAAGAATGCGTGCGGCGATTCAAGCACTAGGTTATCCCGTAGAACAATTTGATGTGAAGATTATTCAAATGGTCAATCTGTTTGAAAAAGGTGAAAAACAGAAGATGAGCAAACGTTCAGGAAATGCTGTTTCCTTGCGTGAACTAATGGATGAAGTTGGTATTGATGCGACCCGCTACTTTTTCATGGCGCGTTCCAATGACTCGCAACTCGACTTTGATATGGATTTAGCTCGTTCTGAAACCAATGATAACCCTGTATATTATGTGCAATATGCACATGCGAGAATTTGTACGATGTTAAAGCAAGCGGAGAGCAAAGGGTTTCAGGTAGATGGAGATTATGACGCGACACTGCTAACTGCTGAGAAAGAAATAGATCTTCTAAAGAAACTCGGTGAATTCCCGCAAACGGTAGCGGATGCTGCACAGAAACACACGCCACACAAAATTACGCAATACGTCTTTGACCTGGCAACCTTACTGCATAGCTTCTATAACGCGGAAAAAGTACTGGATGATAGCAACAGAGAACAAACGCAAGCACGCATTGCGCTTATGAAATCTGTACGCATTACACTGCACAATGCACTAGGATTACTTGGCGTTTCAGCACCTGAAAAAATGTAA
- a CDS encoding lipoate--protein ligase family protein, protein MKNWKEIISHTTFRYLDHSNKNNFHQEAYTALTSFAVDDALVLSVSDKKTPPAIRLWVHPDTIVLGIPDARLPYVEEGIKLLSEQGHHVVVRNSGGLAVALDAGVLNISLILSGVKHISIYDCYEAMVSFVQYMLRDVTDEIEAYEIIGSYCPGDYDLSINGKKFAGISQRRIKDGASIQIYLDVEGNSQERAALLRDFYTVSKQNEETKFDYPTVNPEVMASLSELLGEHITVEDMKKRVYHALDDFSEEIVQTNFSEDELAAFEKRLEQMKKRNERIAGMQ, encoded by the coding sequence ATGAAAAATTGGAAAGAAATCATTAGCCATACAACATTTCGGTACCTTGATCACTCAAATAAAAATAATTTTCATCAGGAAGCATACACCGCATTAACATCTTTTGCCGTGGATGATGCATTAGTACTTTCTGTCAGCGATAAGAAAACACCTCCTGCCATCCGTTTATGGGTCCATCCGGATACCATTGTTCTAGGAATACCGGACGCGCGACTTCCTTATGTTGAAGAAGGCATTAAACTGCTTAGCGAGCAAGGACATCATGTAGTCGTTCGAAATTCTGGTGGCCTTGCGGTTGCACTGGACGCAGGTGTTTTAAATATTTCACTTATTTTATCCGGTGTGAAACATATTTCCATTTATGACTGCTATGAAGCGATGGTCAGCTTTGTGCAATATATGCTGCGTGACGTAACGGATGAGATTGAAGCCTATGAAATTATTGGCTCCTACTGTCCGGGTGATTATGATTTAAGTATTAATGGAAAAAAATTCGCCGGCATATCCCAGCGCCGTATAAAAGACGGTGCTTCCATACAAATTTATTTGGACGTGGAAGGAAACAGCCAGGAACGTGCTGCCTTATTACGTGATTTTTATACTGTTAGTAAACAAAATGAAGAGACAAAATTCGACTATCCAACCGTGAATCCGGAAGTCATGGCTTCCCTATCCGAATTATTAGGAGAGCATATCACGGTGGAAGATATGAAAAAGCGTGTCTATCATGCTTTGGATGATTTTAGTGAGGAGATTGTCCAGACTAATTTTTCGGAGGATGAACTGGCAGCATTTGAAAAACGGCTGGAGCAAATGAAGAAGCGGAATGAGCGTATTGCTGGGATGCAATAG